A region from the Nitrospinota bacterium genome encodes:
- a CDS encoding TonB-dependent receptor yields the protein MFCLKKVSTWLVSTIVLLNFVIVQPVLAAEKDNQQVLPEVVIEAPKAKYKETTGTSIGTFESTVGTLTVPSNLEAAKIIQRTPGGAAVVDSKAFENDFSQNFEDTLSFVPGVYATKRFAEEVRISIRGSGLQRNFHQKGLAALQDGVPFNSADSSGDFQEIDNLTLQRIEVYKGGNGLQYGGTTIGGVVNMISKTGQSNPGHQLRLEAGSFDTYRGNIQSGFKFDNSNLFLSITGLKSNGFRVHSDQESYKINSNYGMKLSENVETRFYFTANAIELELPGTVTRSVALNNPENSTATVSTSNQHRDIVSYRFSNKTTFDLGDGNKLDVGAFITDKSLFHPITPFVGIIDQDSNSFGVFAQGSGKYEIGKFKNTFRTGVTTHVGMTDAKVFSNFGIGARRGALTSDTDQTAYNVVVFGENQFFVTPQLALIAGGQVVWAHRDVFNHLTPSETDSDTYESFNPRFGVLYDHSKTVQFFTNVTKSFEPPDFSDLTQGGTAGFIDLNAQKAWTVEAGTRGQQGIFDWDLTLYRAWLKDEILSFTTGGTIPATGFNAEDTIHQGIEAGLGVVLAENLVSSGDRLKLNNVYTYSDFRFVGDAQFGDNTIAGVPPHVFRSELRYDHRDDWFLALNMDYVSEADVTFDNTFSAPSYTLMGFGAGYEVTKNISTYVTGRNLFDTEYISNFSTAVTASESSALFYAGDGRSFYGGVTIRF from the coding sequence ATGTTTTGCCTGAAAAAAGTATCTACCTGGTTGGTCTCGACTATTGTTTTGTTAAATTTTGTAATTGTTCAGCCTGTTTTGGCGGCTGAAAAAGATAACCAACAAGTATTGCCTGAAGTCGTCATAGAGGCCCCAAAGGCAAAATACAAAGAAACCACTGGAACATCCATTGGGACATTCGAGTCCACTGTTGGAACCTTGACAGTTCCAAGCAATTTGGAAGCCGCCAAAATTATCCAGCGCACCCCAGGCGGGGCGGCGGTGGTTGATAGTAAAGCCTTTGAAAATGACTTCAGTCAAAACTTTGAGGACACTCTTTCCTTTGTGCCCGGAGTCTACGCGACTAAACGCTTCGCAGAAGAGGTGCGTATTTCTATCCGAGGTTCTGGTCTTCAACGCAATTTTCATCAGAAGGGGCTGGCGGCATTGCAGGATGGTGTCCCTTTTAACTCGGCGGATAGTAGCGGCGATTTTCAGGAAATCGACAACCTCACTCTGCAACGCATAGAAGTCTATAAAGGCGGTAATGGTCTGCAATATGGCGGCACGACGATTGGCGGCGTTGTCAACATGATCTCCAAAACCGGCCAAAGTAACCCTGGCCATCAACTTCGTCTTGAAGCGGGGTCGTTTGATACGTATCGCGGTAACATTCAATCCGGGTTTAAGTTTGATAATTCGAATTTATTTCTTAGTATCACCGGACTCAAGAGTAACGGCTTCCGGGTGCATTCGGACCAGGAAAGTTACAAAATTAATTCAAACTATGGAATGAAGTTGTCAGAAAACGTTGAAACGCGTTTCTATTTTACTGCAAACGCTATCGAACTTGAGTTGCCAGGAACGGTGACCCGGTCGGTTGCCTTAAACAATCCTGAAAATAGTACTGCTACTGTGAGCACCAGCAACCAACACCGCGATATCGTATCCTACCGGTTTTCCAATAAAACCACCTTCGATCTCGGTGATGGAAATAAATTGGATGTCGGCGCTTTCATCACGGACAAATCGTTGTTTCATCCGATCACTCCTTTTGTCGGGATTATCGATCAGGACAGCAACAGCTTTGGCGTGTTTGCGCAAGGTTCTGGAAAGTATGAGATCGGAAAATTTAAAAATACCTTTCGGACGGGTGTTACCACCCATGTGGGTATGACGGATGCGAAAGTCTTTTCCAATTTTGGTATTGGTGCACGAAGAGGAGCTTTAACTTCTGACACCGATCAAACGGCCTATAACGTGGTGGTGTTTGGAGAGAACCAGTTTTTTGTGACTCCTCAGTTGGCATTGATCGCCGGGGGCCAGGTTGTCTGGGCGCACCGAGATGTGTTCAATCATCTGACACCCAGTGAAACGGACAGCGATACCTACGAATCCTTCAATCCTCGCTTTGGTGTCCTGTATGACCATTCCAAAACTGTACAGTTTTTCACTAATGTCACTAAAAGTTTTGAGCCGCCCGATTTCAGCGATTTAACGCAGGGAGGCACGGCGGGTTTTATCGATCTGAATGCGCAAAAAGCCTGGACCGTTGAAGCAGGAACCCGCGGACAGCAGGGTATCTTCGATTGGGACTTAACCCTTTATCGCGCCTGGCTGAAGGATGAGATTTTAAGTTTCACCACAGGAGGCACGATTCCAGCCACTGGATTCAATGCGGAAGATACAATTCATCAGGGTATCGAAGCAGGCTTAGGAGTAGTGCTGGCTGAAAACCTGGTGTCGAGCGGGGATCGCCTGAAATTGAACAACGTCTATACCTACAGCGATTTTCGTTTTGTTGGGGATGCACAATTTGGCGACAACACCATTGCCGGTGTCCCGCCGCATGTCTTTCGGTCAGAGCTTCGGTATGACCACCGGGATGACTGGTTTTTAGCCTTGAATATGGATTATGTGAGTGAAGCGGATGTTACTTTTGACAACACGTTTTCAGCTCCCAGTTATACGTTGATGGGCTTTGGTGCCGGTTACGAGGTGACTAAAAACATCAGCACCTACGTTACCGGGCGCAACCTGTTTGACACCGAGTATATTTCCAACTTTTCAACGGCAGTCACTGCGTCGGAGTCATCGGCCCTTTTCTATGCCGGCGACGGAAGAAGTTTTTATGGTGGTGTCACTATAAGGTTCTAA
- a CDS encoding sialidase family protein yields MIINKNINLCFALSLLVINISCTGSIKNSPDQGASGTLSQSPLETSERLVGWESQPQVVGHGNGLQLMLKTSESMNFIYAGHKGSGQDLFYLSSHNVGDTFSKPYTINTVPGEVSAHGENGPLLRKGSGIEMYAFWQGGQDLKFARSMNFGRSFTPAIKVNDDDAKGYHSFQTMEVAPDGTIYVAWLDGRDKETNPPGTGSIYIAKSIDQGKSFGKNVKVSGAICPCCRPAIAFDESGKVFIAWRHVYEGDNRIIVVSTSEDKGDTWSEKVRVTKEGWKINGCAHSGPAMKAVNGKLFVVWYSGANNQSSLRGALSSDGGKSFEYLGEIQGNVLDANHPDIQIIEDEAWVIFQGREPSIDNGWGSIRPWLMKISATGTPSQPEKLPSLGDSVSYPLLFAGSGGRVYATWTELAEDGQKAVLCRGRLTKS; encoded by the coding sequence GTGATTATTAATAAAAATATTAATTTATGCTTTGCCCTTTCACTGCTGGTTATCAATATTTCCTGCACAGGAAGTATTAAGAACTCACCCGATCAGGGGGCTTCCGGGACGCTGTCCCAAAGTCCTCTGGAAACAAGTGAGCGCCTGGTGGGTTGGGAGTCCCAACCTCAGGTGGTGGGTCATGGCAACGGACTTCAGCTCATGTTGAAAACCTCCGAAAGCATGAACTTTATTTATGCCGGGCATAAGGGCAGTGGTCAGGATCTCTTCTATTTGAGTTCTCACAATGTAGGGGACACGTTTTCGAAACCCTACACAATAAATACAGTTCCGGGAGAAGTCAGCGCCCATGGTGAGAACGGTCCTCTGCTAAGAAAGGGATCGGGGATTGAAATGTATGCGTTTTGGCAGGGAGGGCAAGATTTAAAGTTTGCTCGGTCGATGAACTTTGGCCGCAGTTTCACACCTGCGATCAAAGTGAATGACGATGATGCCAAAGGCTACCATTCATTTCAAACCATGGAAGTCGCACCGGATGGAACCATCTATGTCGCTTGGCTGGATGGCCGCGATAAGGAAACCAACCCTCCAGGGACCGGTTCCATTTATATTGCCAAATCAATCGATCAGGGGAAATCTTTCGGAAAGAATGTGAAAGTCTCTGGAGCGATTTGCCCCTGCTGCCGCCCGGCCATTGCTTTCGATGAATCGGGTAAAGTTTTTATTGCATGGCGACATGTTTATGAGGGAGATAACCGGATCATCGTGGTGTCCACTTCCGAAGATAAAGGCGATACCTGGTCGGAGAAGGTCCGTGTGACAAAAGAGGGTTGGAAGATCAATGGTTGCGCGCATTCTGGACCAGCAATGAAAGCCGTCAATGGAAAGTTATTCGTCGTTTGGTATAGCGGTGCGAATAACCAATCCAGTTTGCGCGGCGCCCTGTCATCAGATGGAGGAAAAAGTTTTGAGTATCTTGGAGAAATCCAGGGAAATGTACTCGATGCCAATCATCCAGATATTCAGATCATTGAGGATGAGGCCTGGGTTATTTTTCAAGGGCGAGAACCCAGTATTGACAATGGCTGGGGCAGTATCCGTCCCTGGCTCATGAAAATTTCTGCAACCGGGACGCCGTCTCAACCTGAAAAGCTCCCTTCACTTGGTGACAGTGTCTCCTACCCGTTGCTATTTGCTGGTAGTGGTGGACGGGTGTATGCGACCTGGACGGAACTTGCCGAGGATGGGCAGAAAGCTGTTCTTTGCCGGGGCAGGTTGACCAAAAGTTAA
- a CDS encoding MotA/TolQ/ExbB proton channel family protein: MLDFIQSTFGLVGKGGFIMIPILVCSVIALAIVIERLYFIRTTQKDPKETLNRLKESLKGNRFSEEWMDEKDSGDSMKRMIGEGLRLKDLPKWQMEETLSEVGQEEINKQNRYIRGLEVIASITPLLGLLGTVIGMVQAFSKVAEHKGIVDPSLLAGGIWEALLTTAAGLSVAIPTMIMLHYFTRRTENVAFNLEKCGRIMIHHFSDEKPEQNSKNDWRDELVEA; encoded by the coding sequence ATGCTCGATTTTATTCAATCTACATTTGGTTTGGTAGGCAAGGGGGGATTCATCATGATTCCCATCCTCGTATGCTCTGTCATTGCGCTGGCCATTGTTATCGAAAGATTATATTTCATTCGAACCACGCAGAAAGACCCTAAAGAAACTCTCAATCGCTTAAAAGAATCATTAAAAGGTAATAGGTTTTCTGAAGAATGGATGGATGAGAAAGACTCAGGAGATTCTATGAAGCGAATGATCGGCGAAGGATTGCGTCTGAAGGATCTGCCTAAGTGGCAGATGGAAGAGACGTTGTCGGAAGTCGGGCAGGAGGAAATCAACAAGCAAAATAGATACATCCGTGGCTTGGAAGTGATCGCCAGTATCACACCACTCCTTGGTCTATTGGGCACTGTAATCGGGATGGTCCAGGCGTTTAGCAAGGTAGCAGAGCACAAAGGGATTGTTGACCCCAGTCTTCTGGCGGGTGGAATTTGGGAGGCGCTTCTCACCACCGCCGCAGGATTGTCTGTGGCTATTCCTACCATGATCATGCTTCATTATTTCACCCGCCGGACGGAAAACGTTGCCTTCAATCTGGAGAAATGCGGCCGCATCATGATTCACCACTTCTCTGATGAAAAGCCGGAGCAAAATTCAAAAAACGATTGGAGAGATGAATTGGTTGAAGCATGA
- a CDS encoding biopolymer transporter ExbD — MKKTKKRFRLDITPLIDVVFLLLIFFMLTFSVQGQGIDINLPGENSEVGILETPLTLRVNEEGLVRINDEKIDFDFLVPELEGKFNSRKDKSLVVDIHKKVKYDTFVRVLDLAKKAGAENFSIIR, encoded by the coding sequence ATGAAGAAAACAAAAAAACGATTTCGATTAGACATCACCCCATTGATAGATGTGGTGTTTCTACTTTTAATTTTTTTCATGCTGACCTTTTCTGTCCAGGGGCAAGGCATTGATATAAATTTGCCGGGTGAAAACTCTGAGGTCGGGATTTTGGAAACCCCATTGACTTTAAGAGTTAATGAGGAAGGTTTAGTCCGTATCAATGATGAAAAAATTGATTTCGACTTCCTGGTACCCGAACTGGAAGGAAAATTTAATTCCAGAAAAGATAAAAGCCTGGTTGTGGATATTCATAAAAAAGTTAAATACGACACGTTTGTTCGCGTTCTGGATTTAGCTAAAAAAGCGGGTGCGGAAAATTTTTCCATTATTCGGTAA
- a CDS encoding biopolymer transporter ExbD yields the protein MIKLRKDTKDKEFFTLDLAPMINIVFLLLIFFLLTSTAIKQGDAIDLPDAETSKKNETENIVVSVSYDHKLQLDRQEIQKENLKNLLSEKLTGHENKVVVIEGDKKIEFALFGEIIDIARQAGATDFILATEPTNL from the coding sequence ATGATTAAGTTGCGAAAAGATACAAAGGACAAGGAATTTTTCACGCTCGATCTGGCTCCCATGATCAATATTGTTTTTCTTTTATTGATTTTCTTTCTGTTGACCTCGACCGCCATCAAACAGGGCGACGCCATCGATTTGCCTGATGCGGAAACTTCTAAAAAAAACGAGACGGAAAATATTGTTGTCAGCGTCAGCTACGATCACAAACTGCAATTGGATCGACAGGAAATCCAAAAGGAAAATTTAAAGAATTTATTGAGTGAAAAATTGACGGGGCATGAAAACAAGGTGGTGGTCATTGAAGGTGATAAGAAAATTGAGTTCGCATTGTTTGGCGAGATCATTGACATTGCAAGGCAGGCAGGTGCGACGGACTTCATCCTCGCCACCGAACCGACCAATTTGTAA
- a CDS encoding energy transducer TonB: MKMFFSFKTPIGYAIAGSFFLHIILVSIYGTLLASGNVPPPPPLKKFKIEMVSKKPDPIQKVAVKEKKINDSKQITPIKITQPHPAYSAQKIRKKEIALQPVSRMVPAKPKMVEEIKANLSQKSFQMAKADISANTVVPRPRTIEKLFAGESIASKVQRSATGIAKSADISPLPRPVKNVRIFSKVSGKETSFHASAAGFDPSGLQSRSISVASFSSERADQNRAVEFKRGFSSRSISSTQAVIRPSAPEFESVTTPDRATTFYEAKTRTVSTLPSAKVLSVAPSSSSTIGSNRRAEFVQKGELVAAVTFSSPRPVPEIVDPRVLDGYLGTLQALIASAKKYPESARKSGQEGKVTVQFTVMQNGNVKNIQLVSKTNYRVLNEEAIEAVKRAAPFSGFPDEIDKPFLDIILPFRFKLNE, encoded by the coding sequence ATGAAAATGTTTTTTTCTTTTAAAACTCCCATAGGGTATGCAATAGCAGGATCATTTTTTCTGCATATTATTTTGGTCTCGATATACGGAACCCTCCTAGCCTCAGGAAACGTGCCACCTCCACCACCCCTTAAAAAATTTAAAATTGAAATGGTGTCAAAGAAGCCTGATCCGATTCAAAAGGTTGCGGTCAAGGAAAAGAAAATAAATGATTCGAAACAGATCACTCCCATAAAAATAACGCAGCCTCACCCTGCATACTCGGCGCAAAAAATCAGAAAAAAGGAGATTGCACTGCAGCCTGTGTCCCGCATGGTTCCAGCGAAACCAAAAATGGTTGAGGAAATCAAAGCTAATCTCTCACAAAAATCGTTCCAAATGGCCAAGGCCGATATTTCTGCAAATACGGTGGTCCCAAGACCGCGTACGATTGAAAAATTATTTGCTGGAGAAAGTATCGCCTCAAAGGTTCAACGATCAGCGACAGGAATAGCAAAGTCGGCAGATATTTCACCGTTGCCAAGACCGGTGAAAAACGTTCGCATTTTTTCTAAAGTTTCCGGGAAAGAAACAAGTTTTCATGCGAGCGCTGCCGGCTTTGATCCTTCTGGGCTACAATCCAGATCTATTTCGGTAGCCAGTTTTTCCTCCGAGAGAGCGGATCAAAATAGGGCTGTGGAATTTAAAAGAGGTTTCTCATCCCGCTCCATCTCCTCTACACAAGCGGTGATACGTCCTTCTGCTCCCGAATTCGAATCGGTGACAACACCTGATAGGGCCACTACATTTTATGAGGCAAAAACCCGTACCGTATCAACGCTTCCTTCGGCGAAGGTCTTAAGCGTCGCTCCGTCATCAAGCAGTACCATTGGAAGCAACAGGAGGGCGGAATTCGTTCAAAAGGGAGAATTAGTCGCGGCGGTAACTTTTTCCAGCCCACGTCCTGTGCCAGAGATTGTCGACCCGAGGGTTTTAGATGGTTATCTGGGGACATTGCAAGCTTTGATAGCATCCGCCAAGAAATATCCAGAATCCGCACGCAAATCGGGGCAAGAGGGTAAAGTGACCGTGCAATTTACGGTGATGCAAAATGGGAACGTGAAAAATATCCAATTGGTATCTAAAACCAACTACCGCGTCTTGAATGAAGAAGCTATCGAAGCGGTGAAGCGGGCGGCTCCGTTTTCGGGTTTTCCAGATGAAATAGACAAGCCTTTTCTAGATATTATTTTGCCATTCAGATTCAAATTGAATGAATGA
- a CDS encoding PAS domain S-box protein, whose protein sequence is MVFLLSLLTVDWFTHKAFVEQMKTNLSVRLRDVLTANTEALMIWMDDKKRTVKTQAQNSEIRRNILSLAQKASVKGWTPDSLRESEELAFLRQSLGLLTRAFGFTGFVVLNKDGLQIGALLDEPTGQKELIERSDFIQRSLRGETVFSLPFTGEMDLPDANGVWHSNWPTMLVSSPVWNKEGKVEAVLAFRLRPENEFSNMLATSRNGVSGETYAFNKNGLMVSDSRFIEDLKKIELLPLNTQSGAILQVEIRDPGGDMTLGYRPKVARGKQPLTEMAASAVRGESGGNVEGYNDYRGVTVVGAWTWLPVLNMGIATEIDREEAYLPIISQQRGFLIQFSILIMAAVLALIWRWRQFIFEQERDQVLQDQASVNNLLNTLSHVQSQFIAEANPALLFDGLLKNILELTESDYGFIGEVLQSASGEPYLKTHAITNIAWNEKWQDFYEVNATMGLEFHNLNTLFGVALTTGKTVISNKPSKDSRAGGLPEGHPDLKAFLGCPIYLKGKMIGMVGIANRPGGYDEQVVQYLDPILNTSASLIHAIHNQKRQELAERALRESQAKNKAVVDHIVDGIITIDEKGTIESFNPAAERLFGYKPEEVTGQNVKMLMPEPYCSEHDQYLQNYRETGVSKIIGIGREVVGLRKDGSTFPLDLGISEMYVGETRLFSGIVRDITERKEQEREIILAVGESDRAKEEATKAKEAAESANRAKSAFLANMSHEIRTPMNAILGYAQIMRRDSTLAENQQEAVATIEKSGNHLLSLINDILDISKIEAGHMGLHLGDFDLNELVQGLGVMFRYRCEQKGLNFHLEGLNGNPFSLHGDEGKLRQILINLLGNAVKFTDGGEVVLEVKFEAKDRYQFSVTDTGKGIPREAQGKIFEPFQQAEEGVEKGGTGLGLAIARKQIEMMGGKLKIESEEGRGSRFFFTLDLPPATTEVQARSKRGERKITGLAPGFSVKAMVVDDKKINRDVLSLLLKDIGVQVMEAENGKETLDKLDSFDPDILFMDMRMPVMGGKEAVGEIIKRYGKDRFKMVSITASAFEHQRKEYLDIGCHDFIAKPFRVEQIF, encoded by the coding sequence TTGGTTTTTTTACTGTCCTTGCTGACTGTGGATTGGTTCACCCATAAAGCTTTCGTAGAGCAGATGAAAACCAATTTATCGGTAAGGCTTAGGGATGTGCTCACTGCAAATACCGAGGCGCTGATGATCTGGATGGATGATAAAAAAAGGACAGTAAAAACTCAGGCACAAAATTCAGAGATCCGCCGCAACATCTTATCGCTGGCTCAAAAAGCCTCGGTAAAAGGATGGACTCCGGATTCGTTGCGAGAATCCGAAGAGCTTGCATTCCTGAGGCAGTCCCTTGGATTGTTGACCAGGGCATTTGGTTTTACGGGGTTCGTCGTTCTGAATAAGGACGGACTCCAGATCGGTGCGTTGCTGGACGAACCCACCGGTCAGAAGGAGCTCATAGAGAGATCGGATTTCATCCAGCGATCCCTCAGGGGAGAGACGGTTTTCTCGCTTCCGTTCACGGGTGAGATGGATCTGCCAGACGCTAACGGAGTATGGCATTCGAATTGGCCCACCATGTTAGTGTCCAGCCCAGTGTGGAACAAAGAGGGAAAAGTCGAGGCGGTGCTCGCCTTTCGCCTGCGTCCTGAGAATGAATTTTCGAACATGCTCGCCACCAGTCGAAATGGGGTCAGTGGCGAAACTTATGCTTTCAATAAAAATGGACTCATGGTTTCCGACAGTCGCTTTATTGAGGATTTGAAGAAAATTGAACTCCTTCCGTTAAATACGCAATCCGGCGCCATTCTCCAGGTAGAGATTCGTGATCCGGGAGGAGATATGACCTTGGGGTATCGCCCGAAAGTTGCCCGTGGCAAACAACCGCTGACTGAAATGGCCGCCAGTGCTGTCCGTGGGGAATCGGGGGGGAATGTAGAAGGGTACAACGATTACCGGGGAGTGACGGTGGTGGGAGCCTGGACCTGGCTGCCGGTTTTGAACATGGGCATCGCCACCGAAATAGATCGGGAAGAAGCTTATCTGCCCATTATAAGCCAGCAACGGGGATTTTTAATACAATTTTCAATTTTGATTATGGCAGCAGTGTTGGCATTGATTTGGCGTTGGAGGCAATTTATTTTTGAGCAGGAACGCGACCAGGTTTTGCAAGATCAGGCATCTGTAAATAATTTGTTAAACACGTTAAGCCATGTGCAATCGCAATTTATTGCCGAGGCCAATCCGGCCCTCCTGTTTGACGGATTGCTGAAAAATATCCTCGAGTTGACGGAAAGTGACTATGGGTTCATCGGGGAGGTTTTGCAAAGTGCAAGTGGAGAACCTTATCTCAAAACACACGCGATCACCAATATCGCCTGGAATGAAAAATGGCAGGATTTTTATGAAGTCAACGCTACGATGGGGCTGGAGTTTCACAACCTCAATACGCTTTTTGGAGTGGCACTCACGACCGGCAAGACCGTTATTTCCAACAAACCCTCCAAAGACTCTCGTGCCGGAGGGCTTCCTGAAGGTCACCCCGATTTAAAGGCTTTTCTAGGTTGCCCGATCTATCTCAAAGGCAAAATGATAGGCATGGTGGGAATTGCCAATCGACCGGGGGGATACGATGAACAAGTTGTGCAATACCTGGATCCGATTCTGAATACCAGCGCCAGTCTCATTCATGCGATTCATAACCAGAAAAGACAAGAACTGGCGGAAAGAGCCCTTCGCGAAAGCCAGGCGAAAAACAAAGCGGTGGTGGATCATATCGTGGATGGAATCATCACGATTGATGAGAAGGGAACTATTGAATCCTTCAACCCCGCAGCGGAGCGTTTGTTCGGTTATAAGCCGGAAGAGGTGACCGGTCAGAACGTGAAGATGCTGATGCCGGAACCCTATTGTTCCGAGCACGACCAGTATTTGCAGAACTATCGGGAAACGGGAGTTTCCAAAATCATCGGCATTGGCCGGGAAGTGGTGGGTCTGCGCAAGGACGGGTCGACGTTCCCCCTGGATCTTGGGATCAGTGAAATGTATGTGGGCGAGACGCGGTTGTTTTCCGGCATTGTTCGGGACATCACCGAGCGTAAAGAGCAAGAGCGGGAAATTATCCTGGCGGTCGGGGAGTCTGATCGAGCTAAAGAAGAGGCAACCAAGGCCAAGGAAGCGGCGGAATCCGCCAACCGGGCAAAAAGCGCTTTCCTTGCCAATATGAGCCACGAGATTCGCACACCCATGAACGCGATTCTGGGGTATGCCCAGATCATGAGGCGCGATTCCACTCTCGCGGAGAACCAGCAGGAAGCGGTTGCAACGATCGAAAAAAGCGGCAACCATCTTTTGAGCCTGATCAACGATATTCTGGATATCTCCAAAATCGAGGCGGGACACATGGGGTTGCACCTCGGCGACTTTGACCTGAACGAATTGGTTCAGGGGCTCGGGGTCATGTTCCGTTACCGGTGCGAACAGAAGGGCCTGAATTTTCACTTGGAGGGATTGAACGGGAATCCTTTTAGTTTACACGGCGATGAGGGAAAACTGAGACAAATATTGATCAACCTTTTGGGGAATGCGGTCAAATTTACGGATGGGGGCGAAGTCGTATTAGAGGTTAAATTCGAGGCGAAAGATCGTTATCAATTCTCGGTGACCGATACAGGGAAGGGGATTCCCAGGGAAGCTCAAGGTAAAATCTTCGAGCCGTTCCAGCAGGCTGAGGAGGGTGTGGAAAAAGGAGGCACCGGCCTGGGACTGGCGATCGCCAGGAAACAAATAGAAATGATGGGCGGAAAGCTAAAAATTGAATCTGAGGAGGGCCGAGGTTCGCGTTTCTTCTTTACTTTAGACTTGCCTCCGGCAACAACGGAGGTTCAAGCGCGGTCCAAACGCGGTGAACGCAAGATTACTGGCCTGGCACCGGGATTCAGCGTCAAGGCGATGGTCGTGGACGACAAAAAAATCAACCGGGATGTTCTGTCCCTGCTCCTGAAGGATATCGGTGTACAAGTAATGGAGGCGGAGAATGGAAAAGAAACGCTGGATAAATTGGATTCTTTCGATCCCGACATCCTCTTCATGGACATGCGCATGCCGGTGATGGGCGGCAAAGAGGCGGTCGGGGAAATCATCAAAAGGTATGGGAAGGACAGGTTCAAGATGGTGAGCATCACCGCATCTGCCTTTGAGCATCAACGGAAAGAATATTTAGATATCGGTTGTCATGATTTCATCGCCAAGCCCTTTAGAGTCGAACAGATTTTTTAG
- a CDS encoding hybrid sensor histidine kinase/response regulator, producing the protein MTQQTELKTSLLRNKVLIVDDTPANIDVLRKTLAPEGYELSVATSGEAAVKIAARLKPDLILLDIMMPGIDGYETCRRIKSDVNNRDTAIIFISAKNETADVVKGFSMGAVDYINKPFQHEEVCSRVRTQVNLRALTEMRESLLSRLKDSVNKLTEMDEMKNRFLGMAAHDLRNPLVSIRGLSELLLDENNTFSDGDVKEFIATMHDASQYMLSLVNDLLDTSVIASGNLTINLKKCSLKELVEKVVRANERLAENKQMKIQLSLEDVPEFNIDPNRITQVVENLLTNAIKYSSPGSNIYVSLESVDDSAKVGVRDEGPGISLEDQKKLFGGFQKLTAQPTGGESSTGLGLAIVKKMVEAHQGTLDIESQMEVGTTFSFKISKNLR; encoded by the coding sequence ATGACTCAACAGACTGAATTAAAAACAAGCCTATTAAGGAATAAAGTTCTCATTGTGGATGACACGCCCGCAAATATTGATGTGTTACGAAAAACGCTGGCGCCGGAAGGTTATGAACTCTCGGTCGCGACCAGTGGAGAAGCCGCAGTCAAAATTGCCGCCCGGTTAAAACCGGATCTGATTTTGCTGGATATCATGATGCCGGGAATCGACGGTTACGAAACGTGCCGCAGGATCAAGAGTGATGTCAATAACAGGGACACGGCGATCATCTTCATATCCGCAAAAAATGAAACTGCAGATGTGGTTAAAGGATTTTCAATGGGAGCTGTGGACTATATCAACAAGCCCTTTCAGCACGAAGAGGTGTGTTCCAGGGTTCGGACGCAAGTCAATTTAAGAGCCTTGACGGAAATGCGGGAAAGTTTGCTTTCCAGGTTGAAAGATAGCGTGAATAAGCTCACTGAGATGGACGAGATGAAAAACAGGTTTTTAGGCATGGCGGCACATGATCTGCGTAATCCTTTAGTCTCCATCCGTGGCCTCTCCGAGTTATTGCTGGATGAAAATAATACTTTCTCCGATGGCGATGTGAAGGAATTTATTGCGACCATGCATGACGCCAGTCAGTACATGCTCAGTCTGGTGAATGATCTTCTCGACACCTCGGTCATCGCAAGTGGGAATTTGACGATAAACCTTAAAAAATGTTCGCTCAAGGAATTGGTCGAGAAGGTGGTTCGGGCCAATGAGCGCCTGGCGGAAAATAAGCAAATGAAAATTCAGCTTTCGCTGGAAGATGTTCCTGAATTCAATATAGACCCCAACCGGATCACGCAAGTTGTGGAAAATCTGCTCACCAATGCGATTAAATATTCCTCTCCGGGGTCCAATATTTATGTGTCATTAGAAAGTGTGGACGATAGCGCGAAGGTGGGCGTTCGCGATGAAGGACCGGGAATTTCTCTGGAAGACCAGAAAAAACTTTTTGGAGGATTTCAGAAATTAACTGCCCAACCAACGGGAGGCGAGTCGAGTACCGGGTTGGGTCTGGCCATCGTTAAAAAAATGGTCGAAGCTCACCAGGGAACTCTTGATATTGAAAGCCAAATGGAAGTTGGCACTACCTTTTCATTTAAAATTTCTAAAAATCTGAGGTAA